One segment of Vagococcus martis DNA contains the following:
- a CDS encoding PBP1A family penicillin-binding protein, which translates to MKNSSIGTKHPNKPSKQKKHNTKKVVLITLTVILSLIIIPVIGGAGLFFYYAKDAPTLDYKKLEDTRSSKIYASNGEMILEIGEKKRETIEPNQIPPTLKQAIISIEDKRFEKHAGVDPIRIAGAAVANIKGTSRQGGSTLTQQLIKLSFFSTKKEDQTIKRKAQEAWLSVELERKKSKDEILTYYINRVYMANGIYGMQTAAETYFGKNLGELSLAQYALLAGMPQAPIDYDPYTHPDLATTRRNLVLSEMYKDKVISKKDYDEAKNTKIEDGLIPLKEDSTTQVVTDNYVKQVIDEVQKKTKKNVYTDGLDIYTNMDLAAQTYLYNLINSENSSIAFPDEKFQATATLIDVKNGDVRAQIGGRNVGDGAMNDNKAVTAKRNIGSTAKPLVAYAPTIEDLNYGSGQIYADMPYKYADGTSVYNYDRSYRGNLTMRESLVDSRNIPALKALKEVGDDKSKEFISKLGLDNNVYEGTAIGFEASSEKLAAAYAAFANGGIYYEPSYVNKVVYADGTEESFESQGKRAMKESTAFIVTDMLKDVINRGTGNQAQIDGIVQAGKTGTSNYDDDVLGKVKGEGSPDITFVGYTPKYSLAVWTGYDDYFQPITLYNQQLAMDIYRSFMMYLYQNIEPTDWKQPSNVVRVGNEVYIKGHTKQTQPSYNSSQSDNTTYYYYETEKQTVTPHSESKEDTKEDSHTESSQETSVEENKPDTNNNQTNQGNNNNDQTNQGNNSNNQTNQGNNSNNQTNQGNNNSSTQENKPRNNDIKKD; encoded by the coding sequence ATGAAAAATAGTTCGATTGGGACAAAACACCCTAATAAACCATCAAAGCAAAAAAAACATAATACAAAAAAAGTGGTGTTAATTACCTTAACTGTCATTCTCTCACTAATCATTATACCTGTAATTGGTGGAGCCGGTCTTTTCTTTTATTACGCAAAAGATGCTCCTACACTTGATTATAAAAAATTAGAGGATACTCGCTCGTCGAAAATTTATGCCTCAAATGGGGAAATGATTTTAGAAATTGGGGAAAAGAAACGTGAAACCATTGAACCTAACCAAATACCACCAACCCTAAAACAAGCAATCATTTCAATTGAGGATAAACGATTTGAAAAACATGCTGGTGTTGACCCGATACGTATCGCCGGAGCTGCTGTTGCCAATATCAAGGGAACAAGTAGACAAGGTGGTAGTACCTTAACTCAGCAGTTAATTAAATTGTCTTTTTTCTCAACTAAAAAAGAAGATCAAACCATCAAACGTAAAGCTCAAGAAGCCTGGTTATCAGTTGAGCTTGAACGTAAAAAATCAAAGGATGAAATTCTCACATATTATATAAATCGTGTTTACATGGCAAACGGCATATATGGTATGCAGACGGCTGCTGAAACTTATTTTGGTAAAAATCTAGGTGAGCTATCTTTAGCTCAATACGCTCTATTAGCTGGTATGCCACAAGCTCCAATTGATTATGATCCATACACTCACCCTGATTTAGCCACTACAAGAAGAAATCTTGTTCTTAGTGAGATGTATAAAGACAAAGTGATTTCAAAAAAAGATTACGATGAAGCGAAAAATACAAAAATTGAAGATGGCTTAATTCCACTCAAAGAGGACTCAACTACACAAGTTGTCACAGATAATTATGTGAAACAAGTGATTGATGAAGTACAAAAGAAAACGAAGAAAAATGTTTATACAGATGGTTTAGATATCTATACTAACATGGATTTGGCAGCACAAACATACTTATATAATCTTATTAATAGCGAAAACTCTTCTATTGCTTTTCCAGATGAAAAATTCCAAGCAACTGCAACATTAATTGACGTAAAAAACGGTGATGTACGTGCTCAAATTGGTGGTCGGAATGTTGGTGACGGTGCGATGAATGATAATAAAGCCGTGACAGCTAAACGAAATATTGGATCAACTGCTAAGCCGCTAGTTGCATATGCCCCAACCATAGAAGACTTAAACTATGGTTCCGGACAAATATACGCAGACATGCCATATAAGTATGCCGATGGAACTTCCGTCTACAACTATGATCGCTCTTATCGTGGGAACTTGACAATGCGTGAGTCGTTAGTTGACTCTAGAAATATTCCTGCATTAAAAGCTCTAAAAGAGGTCGGAGATGATAAATCAAAAGAGTTTATTTCAAAACTTGGTTTAGATAATAATGTCTATGAGGGAACTGCCATTGGATTTGAAGCTTCTTCTGAAAAATTAGCCGCAGCATATGCAGCGTTTGCTAACGGTGGAATCTATTATGAACCAAGCTATGTTAATAAAGTCGTTTATGCTGACGGGACAGAGGAAAGTTTTGAATCACAAGGAAAACGAGCGATGAAGGAATCAACCGCATTTATTGTAACAGATATGCTAAAAGATGTAATTAATCGAGGAACTGGAAATCAGGCTCAAATTGATGGTATTGTTCAAGCTGGTAAAACTGGTACTAGTAATTATGATGATGATGTTTTAGGTAAAGTTAAAGGAGAAGGAAGCCCTGATATCACATTTGTTGGGTATACTCCTAAGTATTCTTTAGCTGTTTGGACAGGTTACGATGACTATTTCCAACCAATTACATTGTACAATCAACAACTTGCAATGGACATTTACCGTTCGTTTATGATGTATCTCTACCAAAATATTGAGCCCACTGATTGGAAACAACCATCTAATGTCGTTCGTGTTGGAAATGAAGTCTACATAAAAGGACATACTAAGCAAACACAACCTTCATACAATAGTTCTCAATCGGATAACACAACGTATTATTACTATGAAACAGAAAAACAAACAGTCACTCCTCATTCTGAAAGTAAAGAAGATACAAAAGAAGACAGTCATACAGAATCTTCCCAAGAAACATCGGTTGAAGAAAATAAACCTGACACAAATAATAACCAAACAAATCAAGGGAATAACAATAACGACCAAACAAATCAAGGGAATAACAGTAATAACCAAACAAATCAAGGGAATAACAGTAATAACCAAACAAATCAAGGGAATAATAACTCCTCAACACAAGAGAACAAACCTCGCAATAATGATATAAAAAAAGATTAA
- the recU gene encoding Holliday junction resolvase RecU codes for MTINYPNGVSKHFKKEFVAKTKRPSFSNRGMSFEEYINQSNEYYLSKEMAIVHKKPTPVQIVHVNYPKRSAAVITEAYFREASTTDYNGLYNGHYIDFEAKETKNKTSFPLHNFHDHQIKHMKQCLNQQGIVFVLIWFSTLQRCFFLPAKHVIEYWENKENKRKSIPLNVIEKVGYELELGIAPIIPYLTIIDHYILKGDSIYEK; via the coding sequence TTGACTATTAATTACCCTAATGGTGTATCTAAACATTTTAAAAAAGAATTCGTTGCTAAAACAAAACGACCATCTTTTTCAAATCGTGGGATGTCTTTTGAAGAATACATCAACCAAAGTAACGAGTATTACCTATCTAAAGAAATGGCCATTGTTCATAAGAAACCAACACCTGTCCAAATTGTTCATGTGAATTATCCAAAAAGGAGTGCTGCTGTTATAACTGAAGCATACTTTAGAGAAGCTTCTACAACTGATTATAATGGCCTTTATAATGGTCACTACATAGACTTTGAAGCGAAAGAAACAAAGAATAAAACGTCTTTTCCACTTCATAATTTTCATGACCATCAAATAAAACATATGAAACAATGTCTTAACCAGCAGGGGATTGTCTTTGTGTTAATATGGTTTTCCACGTTACAAAGGTGTTTTTTTCTGCCAGCTAAACATGTCATTGAATACTGGGAAAACAAAGAGAACAAACGCAAATCTATTCCATTGAATGTGATAGAAAAGGTTGGGTATGAGTTAGAATTAGGCATTGCTCCTATTATTCCATACCTGACAATTATTGATCATTATATATTAAAAGGAGATTCTATTTATGAAAAATAG
- the gpsB gene encoding cell division regulator GpsB produces MTKLNLSARDILQKEFKSKVRGYDPVEVDEFLDTIIKDYETYNQELLALREENHRLVNKVDQLTQSQATLSRMKQEVPNPTSVTNFDILKRLSNLEKEVFGKKLEESSGSVKIDVSEQARASLSSAAEKVLNNDDLGATRRF; encoded by the coding sequence TTGACTAAATTAAATTTATCAGCAAGAGATATTTTACAAAAAGAATTTAAATCAAAAGTACGTGGCTATGATCCGGTCGAAGTAGATGAGTTTTTAGATACCATTATCAAAGATTATGAAACATATAATCAAGAATTATTAGCTTTAAGAGAAGAAAATCATCGATTAGTTAATAAAGTGGACCAATTAACTCAAAGTCAAGCGACTCTTTCTCGTATGAAACAAGAAGTACCTAATCCAACTTCTGTAACTAACTTTGATATATTAAAACGCTTATCAAATTTAGAAAAAGAAGTCTTTGGTAAAAAATTAGAAGAATCATCGGGCTCTGTAAAAATAGATGTGAGTGAACAAGCTCGTGCATCATTGTCTTCAGCAGCTGAAAAAGTATTAAATAATGATGATTTGGGAGCAACTCGTCGTTTTTAA
- a CDS encoding THUMP domain-containing class I SAM-dependent RNA methyltransferase, whose protein sequence is MTEYKLIATAASGIEALVGRELRDMGIECEVENGKAIFYGDIETIGRANLWLRTADRIKIVVGEFEAKTFESLFDQVKSLPWEDFLPMDANFPVSGKSIKSTLFSVSDCQALTKKAIVNRLSEYYSRYGRLPETGAQFPIEVALLKDKVTLTIDTTGPSLFKRGYRLEKGGAPLKENMAAAIISLTTWRKDRPFYDPVCGSGTFCIEAALIGRNMAPGFNREFLFESWPWVNDSVMETLRAEADAQVDYETELDILGTDIDPKMIEIAKKNAEEIGLGEDITFKQMQLSDFTTEKEYGVIVANPPYGERLGEEDAVRELYKQMGDVYRPLKTWSKYILTSDLQFESFYGAKATKKRKLYNGALRTDLFQYWGTRPPRKPKNEGAN, encoded by the coding sequence ATGACAGAATATAAATTAATAGCAACAGCAGCTAGTGGTATTGAAGCACTTGTTGGACGAGAACTAAGAGATATGGGAATTGAATGTGAAGTAGAAAATGGTAAAGCCATTTTTTATGGAGACATTGAAACTATTGGACGAGCTAATTTATGGCTTAGAACAGCAGATAGAATCAAAATAGTGGTTGGTGAATTTGAAGCAAAAACGTTTGAATCATTGTTTGATCAAGTAAAATCTTTGCCTTGGGAAGACTTTTTGCCAATGGATGCTAATTTCCCAGTATCAGGAAAATCAATTAAATCAACGTTATTTAGTGTGTCAGATTGCCAAGCTTTGACGAAAAAAGCAATTGTTAATCGTTTGAGTGAATACTATTCAAGATATGGTCGCTTACCAGAAACAGGCGCACAATTTCCAATTGAAGTGGCACTGTTAAAAGATAAAGTAACGTTAACAATTGATACAACAGGACCAAGTTTATTTAAGAGAGGGTACCGTTTGGAAAAAGGTGGTGCACCTTTAAAAGAAAATATGGCAGCAGCTATTATTTCTTTAACAACGTGGCGTAAAGATAGACCTTTCTATGATCCAGTTTGTGGGTCTGGAACCTTTTGTATTGAAGCTGCGTTGATTGGTCGAAACATGGCACCAGGATTTAATCGTGAGTTTTTATTTGAATCATGGCCTTGGGTTAATGACTCAGTGATGGAAACATTACGAGCTGAAGCTGACGCTCAAGTTGATTATGAAACAGAGTTAGATATTTTGGGAACAGATATTGACCCTAAGATGATTGAAATTGCAAAGAAAAATGCAGAAGAAATTGGTTTAGGAGAAGATATTACATTTAAACAAATGCAATTAAGTGACTTTACGACGGAGAAAGAGTACGGTGTGATTGTCGCTAACCCACCATATGGTGAACGTTTAGGTGAAGAAGATGCGGTAAGAGAATTATATAAACAAATGGGGGATGTTTATCGCCCGCTGAAGACTTGGAGTAAATATATTTTAACAAGTGATTTACAATTTGAAAGTTTCTACGGTGCAAAAGCGACGAAGAAACGTAAATTGTATAACGGGGCACTTAGAACAGATTTATTCCAATACTGGGGAACTCGTCCACCAAGAAAGCCAAAAAATGAAGGAGCAAACTAA
- a CDS encoding carboxypeptidase M32, protein MSQEQEFLAYLKEIALLNEAVGLAEWDSQTGMPEKGASYRAEMSSYLAGMAFDKSTNETMRKYMEYFSDHPEELSDFGKQVFEKTKENYDLNNNIPADRFQEFSRLLSNAHSVWVTAREKQDFSIFEPILTDIVAMTKEFIPLWRKNEVTDYDVLLNQYEPGITVEVLDNVFDQVKEGIMSIRKELEEKGTAPNTDFINRTVPKEIQKEFVTQVVEQLGYDFSRGRLDDTVHPFMLNLNRNDARITTRWDDNDFIMATLGVIHEAGHGMYEQNVDAKFDYTPLAGGTSMGIHESQSLFNEIIVGGSQAFWYKQFDLLKQLTGDTFADISTEDFYKGLKLTQPSLVRIESDSLTYPLHIIIRYEIEKMLFNGELEVKDLPKVWNDKYEEYLGIRPENDTEGVLQDVHWSGGSFGYFPSYALGYMYAAQLYHAMNQDINVEEVLASDDYSSIREWLTERIHQYGSSKKPNELIVGATGEELNPQYLIDYMRDLYFNVYDVKA, encoded by the coding sequence ATGAGTCAAGAACAAGAATTTTTAGCTTATTTGAAAGAGATTGCTTTATTAAATGAAGCAGTTGGTCTAGCTGAATGGGATAGTCAAACAGGTATGCCAGAAAAAGGTGCGTCTTATCGTGCTGAAATGTCTAGTTATTTAGCAGGTATGGCTTTTGATAAATCAACAAATGAGACAATGAGAAAATACATGGAGTATTTTTCAGACCATCCAGAAGAATTATCGGATTTTGGGAAACAAGTATTTGAAAAAACAAAAGAGAACTATGATTTAAACAATAATATTCCAGCTGATCGTTTTCAAGAGTTTTCTCGCTTGTTATCAAACGCTCATAGTGTATGGGTGACAGCTCGTGAGAAACAAGATTTCTCAATTTTCGAGCCCATTTTAACCGACATTGTAGCCATGACGAAAGAATTTATTCCATTGTGGCGTAAAAATGAAGTCACAGACTACGATGTTTTACTAAATCAATACGAACCTGGTATTACAGTTGAAGTATTAGATAATGTCTTTGACCAAGTAAAAGAAGGTATTATGTCGATTCGCAAAGAATTAGAAGAAAAAGGGACAGCACCTAACACGGATTTTATTAACCGTACAGTGCCAAAAGAAATTCAAAAAGAGTTTGTGACACAAGTTGTGGAACAATTAGGTTATGATTTTTCTAGAGGTCGTTTAGATGATACTGTTCATCCCTTTATGTTAAACCTGAACCGTAATGATGCACGTATTACAACACGTTGGGATGACAATGACTTTATTATGGCAACTTTAGGTGTTATCCATGAAGCAGGTCATGGGATGTATGAACAAAATGTTGATGCCAAATTTGACTACACACCACTTGCAGGTGGCACATCTATGGGAATTCATGAGTCACAGTCATTGTTTAATGAAATTATTGTTGGAGGAAGCCAAGCTTTTTGGTACAAACAATTTGATTTATTAAAACAATTAACAGGTGATACATTTGCTGATATTTCAACAGAAGATTTTTACAAAGGATTGAAATTAACGCAACCAAGTTTAGTTAGAATTGAGTCAGATTCACTCACTTATCCACTTCATATTATTATTCGTTATGAAATTGAAAAAATGCTTTTCAATGGCGAATTAGAAGTGAAAGATTTGCCAAAAGTTTGGAATGATAAATACGAAGAGTATTTAGGTATTCGTCCTGAAAATGATACTGAAGGTGTGTTACAAGATGTTCATTGGTCAGGTGGTAGTTTTGGTTACTTCCCATCATATGCTCTAGGTTACATGTATGCAGCTCAACTGTATCATGCAATGAATCAAGATATTAATGTGGAAGAAGTTTTAGCAAGTGATGATTATTCATCAATTAGAGAGTGGTTAACTGAACGTATCCATCAATATGGTAGTTCTAAAAAACCAAACGAATTAATCGTTGGTGCAACAGGTGAAGAATTAAATCCTCAATATTTAATTGATTACATGCGTGATTTATATTTTAATGTATATGATGTAAAAGCTTAA
- a CDS encoding TrkH family potassium uptake protein → MEGQKRGLKRFNTVQFITLMFLIIIFIGSFLLFLPISHQSGQHLSYIDALFVATSSVCVTGLTPINISHVLSPFGHVIMMILIEIGGLGFMSIALIVAMMFRKRVSLQSRLVIKEMLNLNNQGGVVKLLKFVVRFSVSVQALGALLLSFQLIPQYGLWKGLFYSVFHSISAFCNAGFDLFGDSLFSYQQNPYMLLVISGLIIAGGFGFIVWYDLIHLKEHKRLSLHTKIALTVTLSLLIGGTILFAFTDKFYDMSFFKQVTNTFFLSVTPRTAGFASIDYGAMSYAGLILTIVLMFIGGTSGSTAGGIKTTTLGVLLIQLFSTLRGRDEAEWQERSIPRNIVMKSFVLFFFASLLCLLSALILSMTEYSPAHSGIEYVLFEVVSAFATVGLTMGLTPHLTIFGKLLIMCLMFIGRVGLYTVMYALLRKELNDMGNKFNYPKETVLIG, encoded by the coding sequence ATGGAAGGTCAAAAAAGAGGATTGAAACGGTTTAATACGGTTCAATTTATTACCTTAATGTTTTTAATCATTATTTTTATTGGATCATTTTTATTATTCTTACCGATTAGTCATCAGTCAGGTCAACATTTAAGTTATATTGATGCCTTATTTGTTGCTACTTCATCAGTATGTGTCACAGGGCTAACCCCTATAAATATCTCGCACGTCTTAAGTCCATTTGGGCATGTGATTATGATGATTTTAATTGAGATTGGTGGACTTGGTTTTATGTCCATAGCCTTAATTGTGGCAATGATGTTTCGAAAAAGAGTGTCACTTCAGTCACGTCTTGTCATTAAAGAGATGCTTAACTTGAATAATCAAGGTGGGGTCGTAAAGCTACTTAAATTTGTGGTACGATTTTCGGTGAGTGTGCAAGCTCTAGGTGCGTTGCTTTTGAGTTTTCAATTAATTCCCCAATACGGATTATGGAAAGGATTATTTTATAGTGTGTTCCATTCAATTTCAGCTTTTTGTAATGCCGGTTTTGATTTATTTGGTGATAGTCTTTTTAGTTATCAACAAAACCCATACATGTTACTTGTGATTTCTGGCTTAATCATCGCTGGGGGATTTGGTTTTATTGTATGGTATGATTTGATTCATTTAAAAGAGCATAAACGATTATCACTCCATACGAAGATAGCTTTAACTGTGACACTTAGTTTGTTAATTGGAGGCACTATTTTATTTGCTTTTACGGATAAATTTTATGACATGTCTTTCTTTAAACAAGTTACAAATACATTTTTCTTAAGCGTCACACCACGTACGGCAGGATTTGCTTCCATTGATTATGGTGCAATGAGTTATGCTGGACTAATATTAACCATCGTTTTAATGTTTATTGGTGGAACATCTGGCTCTACAGCTGGTGGCATTAAAACGACAACGTTAGGCGTATTATTAATTCAGTTATTTAGTACATTAAGAGGTCGAGATGAAGCAGAGTGGCAAGAGCGTTCAATTCCTCGTAACATTGTCATGAAATCTTTTGTACTATTCTTTTTTGCGAGTTTATTGTGTTTGTTAAGTGCATTGATTTTATCAATGACTGAGTACAGCCCAGCACATTCTGGTATTGAATACGTGTTATTTGAAGTCGTGTCAGCTTTTGCAACAGTTGGATTAACGATGGGGTTAACCCCTCATTTGACTATATTTGGAAAATTGCTTATTATGTGTTTAATGTTTATTGGTCGTGTTGGTTTATATACAGTCATGTATGCTTTGTTGAGAAAAGAGTTGAATGATATGGGCAATAAGTTTAATTATCCAAAAGAAACAGTGTTAATTGGTTAG
- a CDS encoding class I fructose-bisphosphate aldolase — MLDEKTLTMVKTHPGFIAAMDQGDLSTPGALRQYGVPDETYQTSEEMHNIIHDMRTRMIISDEFSSKYVLGVILYKDALERAIFSEPMPNYLWNKKGMLPFLKIDQGLAPLVDGVQQMAELTEFDTLVEKAKDFPFIGFKFRSLVCAANEEGIKQLVKQQFDLAKKVYSLGYLPMLEPDIDLHIIDKKQAEIYLKEALIKELNNLDTDMKIMLKLTLPSEPDFYHDLLDFPQVVRMLASSSGLRQTEADKKLSENHDMIASFSRALTEGLSYQESDMEFDFHLRQTLHAIFDASNT; from the coding sequence ATGCTAGATGAAAAAACATTGACTATGGTAAAAACACATCCTGGATTTATTGCAGCGATGGATCAGGGTGATTTAAGTACGCCAGGTGCCTTAAGACAGTATGGTGTGCCAGATGAAACATATCAAACATCTGAAGAGATGCATAACATCATTCATGATATGCGTACGCGTATGATTATTAGTGATGAGTTTTCATCAAAATATGTATTAGGTGTTATTTTATACAAAGATGCGTTAGAGAGAGCCATTTTTTCAGAGCCTATGCCAAACTATCTTTGGAATAAAAAAGGAATGTTACCTTTTCTAAAAATTGATCAAGGATTAGCTCCGTTAGTTGATGGTGTGCAACAAATGGCAGAGTTAACAGAATTTGATACATTGGTGGAAAAAGCAAAAGATTTTCCATTTATCGGATTTAAGTTTCGCTCATTAGTTTGTGCGGCAAATGAAGAAGGCATTAAACAACTAGTGAAACAACAATTTGATTTAGCAAAAAAGGTGTATTCGCTAGGGTATTTACCAATGTTAGAGCCTGATATTGATTTGCATATTATTGACAAAAAACAAGCTGAAATCTATTTAAAAGAAGCCTTAATAAAAGAATTAAATAATTTAGATACTGATATGAAAATTATGCTAAAATTAACGTTACCATCAGAACCAGACTTTTATCATGATTTACTTGATTTTCCACAAGTCGTAAGAATGTTGGCATCTTCAAGTGGTTTAAGACAAACTGAAGCAGATAAAAAATTAAGTGAAAACCATGATATGATAGCAAGTTTTTCGCGAGCATTAACAGAAGGATTAAGTTATCAAGAAAGTGACATGGAGTTTGATTTTCATTTAAGACAAACATTACATGCAATTTTTGATGCATCAAATACATAA
- a CDS encoding NAD(P)H-dependent oxidoreductase has translation MKTLVVIVHPNSHESGVQSFLKESCTSLTDVTIYDIQEELSSFDLKKTQELLTSHQRIIFQFPMYWYAAPDMLYKWLEKVLTKSLYQSGLKGKELGIVMSMGQKLSAFQAGGTEHFTISELLRPFQALAYKCHMTYLPPFPISLFPYLKEEDKHRLLISYQQYLTKENDHRFVTSEKWAINRLKELSDKGLINDLDNRLSFIQDTLENNRMELDSLLTTLEEMRMD, from the coding sequence ATGAAAACATTAGTTGTTATTGTGCATCCAAATTCACATGAATCTGGTGTGCAATCATTTTTAAAAGAGAGTTGCACCTCTCTGACAGATGTCACGATTTACGATATTCAAGAAGAGCTATCTTCTTTTGATTTGAAAAAAACACAAGAATTACTAACATCACATCAACGAATTATTTTTCAATTTCCGATGTATTGGTATGCAGCTCCTGATATGCTATATAAATGGCTAGAAAAAGTATTGACCAAATCATTGTACCAATCTGGATTGAAAGGAAAAGAACTAGGTATTGTGATGAGTATGGGACAAAAATTATCAGCATTTCAAGCAGGTGGTACAGAGCACTTTACTATTTCAGAACTGTTAAGACCGTTTCAAGCATTGGCTTATAAATGTCATATGACTTATTTACCACCATTTCCTATTTCATTATTCCCATATCTAAAAGAAGAAGACAAGCATCGTTTACTCATTAGCTACCAACAGTATTTAACAAAAGAAAATGATCACCGTTTTGTGACAAGTGAGAAATGGGCGATTAATCGTTTGAAAGAATTATCTGATAAAGGATTAATCAATGACTTAGACAATAGACTGTCATTTATCCAAGACACATTGGAGAATAATCGTATGGAGCTTGATAGTTTACTAACAACGCTTGAAGAAATGAGGATGGACTAA
- a CDS encoding tyrosine-protein phosphatase produces MDTLVNFRDLGNIVTLDNKKVVPHQFLRSGEVVNISEKDKETLSKIYGLKKIVDFRGDTEVSQSPDDTLAGVVYEHIDILGESANQGASLEELLSPKYDPKKAMMTIYEELVLSENAQKGYSKFLSDFINQPNETTLFHCFAGKDRTGFGAALILYSLNVSREAIEEDYLKTNESRKVANQAILAEMKEKGASEKQMSNMLIMLNVDKAYLDYAFELIETHYNSVENYFTTVLNLPETFSEDMKKLYTI; encoded by the coding sequence ATGGATACATTAGTAAATTTTCGAGATTTAGGAAATATTGTAACCTTAGATAATAAAAAAGTGGTGCCACACCAATTTTTAAGAAGTGGTGAAGTTGTTAATATTTCAGAAAAAGATAAAGAAACATTAAGTAAAATTTATGGTTTAAAAAAAATTGTTGATTTTAGAGGAGATACTGAGGTTAGTCAAAGTCCAGATGATACATTGGCTGGTGTAGTATACGAACACATTGATATTTTGGGCGAGTCAGCCAATCAAGGTGCCAGTTTAGAAGAATTATTGAGTCCTAAATACGATCCTAAAAAAGCCATGATGACAATTTATGAAGAATTAGTTTTATCAGAAAATGCACAAAAAGGGTATTCAAAATTTTTAAGTGATTTCATTAATCAGCCAAATGAAACAACTCTTTTCCACTGCTTTGCTGGGAAAGATCGAACAGGATTTGGTGCAGCGCTGATTTTATATAGTTTAAACGTATCTAGAGAAGCGATTGAAGAAGATTATTTAAAAACGAATGAATCTCGTAAAGTAGCTAATCAAGCTATTTTAGCAGAAATGAAAGAAAAAGGAGCAAGTGAAAAACAAATGTCGAATATGCTTATCATGTTGAATGTTGATAAAGCTTACCTAGATTATGCGTTTGAATTGATTGAAACACACTATAACAGTGTTGAAAATTATTTTACGACTGTTTTAAACTTACCAGAAACATTTTCAGAAGACATGAAAAAACTATACACTATCTAA